Genomic DNA from Wolbachia endosymbiont of Aedes albopictus:
AAGAATTATTTGGAGTATACCGAAAATGGACACGATTTACTTGACGTATTACCTAAAGTGATAGATTTTTCCTTAACTGATGCTAAAGGAGAAGATATAAAGACAAAAGTAAAAGTTTTCCGCACTACACAATTTGCTAGTAATAAAATAAATTATGAGCTATTGATACGTGATATCAGCTTGTCTCATAAATTAGGAATCTTTAGAGATGAATATCTAATGGGTAAAAAATATAAAAACCATAACTTATTTGATATACCAAACAATGAGTCTACTATTCTAGAGTTATACGTTATATTAAATTTTGCCTTTCAACATCAAATTAATGCAGCTATAGGAGTGATTGGCTTAAATAGTAGCTGTAGTGAGATAAATGATGCACTGAAAGTTATCATAGAACATTTTTATAAAAATTGCCGTAGTGATGATTTTCTAGGGTATATTGATGAGAATAAAGTGCTTTTTGTTTTGATTAACTGCGATGTAAAAAGTACGTCTAAAATAATTAATCGTATACATTCTGCCATTAATAAGCAGTTATTAAAGCGAAAATTACCAAGTGTATCAATAATTTATGGGAATATAGCTCAAAAACGGGCAGCAAAATCTACCAGCGGCACCTTCTGAAAAGTTGTTTTTTATTTATATTGAGTTTATTTATGAAGTTAAGGCACTACCTGGTAGCACTGCTTTCATCATTATTTTTGCAGAGTAGTGCTAGCTCTAGAACAATTTTGGATAAGGAAATATTTTATGTAGAACTAGACGGAAAAATAGATTTGAGATTCGGCTACGCCTTCAACAGAGATTCTTTCAGTGCTAATGCTAAGGATAAAACTTCAAGTTATTCATACTTGCGCTTTCTTTATTTACAGCAAGTTTATCCAAATACTCAAATGGGGTTTAATGTTAAGGCAGGAGTTTCTGGTATTGCAAACCTAAAAGCGTTAGACATAGAAAAGTTAGACATGGAGGAATGGTATTTCATCATTAAAAATCAGGTGCTTGGATCAATTGAATATGGTAAAAGAAGTTTAGTTAGTCAGAGCATGTTAATTAACACTTCAAAAATTTATGCAGCTGCTGGAGGAGTAAATGGTCATTGGACAAATTATGCAAATTTGCATGGTAACAAAAACAGAGATAATGACCCTGGATATGATAAAGACAAGGTGTTCTGGGTCAAGCCCAATATTTATAGCGATTATAATGGACTCGAACTAGGGTTAAAACAACCATCAATTAACTACATCTCCCCTGAAATCTATAACTTTCAACTCGGGTTCAGTTATGTCCCAGGAAAAAATAACTTACAATATAGCAATCTAATTGCTGCTGGCCTTTCCTATAAAAATGGCCTATCAGACGATATAAATTTTACTACTGCCTTAACTGGTGAATTTGCAAGAGAAAATTTAACTGGTTGCTTAGATGGAACTCCTGAAGGTTATGGATGTCATAATCAATTACTGCACTGGAATTTTGGTTTGAAGCTAAAATTGTTCGATCTTGATTGCATTTTTTCATATGGTAATGGTGGTAAATCAGGCGAGAAGCGTAATCCTGGAATAAATAATACGTATTATATGAATGCAGGTATCGCTTACCACTCTGATTCTCGCAAATTGAGTTTAACATATTTCAATAGTGGTAGGAACATTGCAAGCAAAGGTACAAACGAGTTAATATCATATGCTTTAAGCCTTGAATATCCATTTTTTATGGGCACTTCATACTATTTCGATATTGTAAAATTTAGTACCAAAGAGCCTGAAGTAGAAAATAGCAACTCTGGTTATGTGCTCTTGACTGGACTGAAATTAAGTTTTTAATGAGGTTACATTGTCTCCTGTCATCCCAGCACTCTTTTCTGTCATCCAAGTAGCGGGTAACATAGAAACGAAAAACTTACTTGACATATTTTGCCAGCCCCCTTATCATGACGTGTATAACAATGTTACAAAAAATAATATCATAGGGTTCTCTCCATTTTTTCTGGGTAAGGTCAGAATTTCCTCTTAAGCCTTTAGCTCCTCAAATACTTCACTTGCTCTATTTAAAACAGAATCAGGAAAACCAGCAAGTTTTGCTACATGTATTCCATATGACTCATCTGCAATGCCTTCAATTACTTCATGTAGAAAGATAACCTCTCCGTTCCACTCTCTTATTTTTACACAAAAACATTTCACGTTCTTCAAGTATTTGCTTACTTCAGTTAATTCATGATAATGAGTTGCAAAAATGGCGCGGCACTTATTTACATTGTGAATATGTTCAATCACTGCCTGTGCAATAGATAATCCATCATACACTCCTGTGCCCCTACCAATTTCATCAAGTATCACCAAGGAACGATCTGTTGCCTGATTTACTATCGTTGCTGTTTCGATCATCTCTACCATGAAGGTAGAATAACCAGCTGTTATATTATCTGTTGCACCAACCCTACTAAATATCTTGTCAATCACTCCAATATGCGCACTCTCTGCTGGCACAAATGACCCCATGTGAGCTAAAACTGCAATGAGAGCGTTTTGCCTCAAGAAAGTGCTTTTTCCAGCCATATTAGGCCCAGTAATTAGATGTATACCAGCTAAATTGATGCTATTTGCAATGAATTTATCGTTAACTTCAACCACTGGATGTCTTCCATTGCGAATATTGAACTCTTTAGTGTTATCGATAATGGGTTTTACGTAATTATTTTGCACTGCAAGCTCCGCAAACGTGGCTCTAATATCAAGTTTTGCCAAAGCATTTGCAGCAAGAGCAATTTTTTCAGATTCTTTAGCGACTTCACTACACAGTTCACTAAAAATTTTCACTTCTAAGCCGATTGCAGCATCACGTGCCGTAAGAATTTTATTTTCTAGTTCTTCCAATTCATTAGTAGTGTAGCGCATGCTATTTGCTAAGCTTTGCCTATGAATAAATATGTCCGAAGTTATTTTGTGATTTGCTGACACTTCAACGTAATAACCAAGTATATTGTTGTGTAATATTTTGAGTGCGGCAATGCCAGTTAGGTCGCGATAAGACTCACGGAGCTTGGTTACCAACTTGTTACTGTTGTTCAATATATAAGATAACTCAGATAATTCTGAGTTGTATTTTGGATTGATAAATCCTCCTTCTTTTACAGAACTGAGGTTGTTATCAAGTATAGCGCTGTTTAGAAGCTCGAATAGATCTTTATGATTACCAAGACTTTTATGTATTGTGCTTAGTTCACTCTCGTCTGATTTTACTGTCATTCCAGCGCGTGACGCTGGCTGGATTCCAGTTTGGATGACATATTGTTGTGGGAGAGATCCATTTTCACCTGATTCAATTTTACATAAGAACTCAGATAACTCTAAAGTTTTTCCTAGGCCTATTTTTAATAGATTCATATCCTTTGGTGAACCACGCCCTAGTATTAAGCGCGATAAAGACCTCTCAATATCCGGAATGTTAGATAATATCTCTCGTATTTTTCTGCGTGGCTCATGATTATTTACAAAAAATTGAGTGGTGCTGAGCCTCAAATTGATTGCCTTGGAGCAAGCAAGTGGTGAAGCGAGTATTTGTTTGAGCAGGCGTCCACCAGAGGCTGTAACTGTGTGATCAATAACTGAAATTAGTGAACCTTTCTTTTCACCAAATTGAGTTGTAAACAACTCAAGATTTCTCCTTGCTGAAGCATCAATAAGCATGAAATTTTGTTGCTTATAGGTTTTTGGGAATTCAAGCCTTGGAATGGAGCCCCTTTGTGTTACTCTGACATATTCAAGCAGTGCACCGCACGCTATGATTTCTACTTTGCTGAAATTTCCTATACTCCCAAGTTCCCTGATTTTATAAAACTCGCATAACGTTCTGTGAGATTTACTATACTCAAAAAAACTCTGGGCGTGTTGTGTAATTGATATTTTATAATTTTTTAAAATCGATCTAATTTTTTCGTCCTCAATGAATTTTTCAGAAATTAATAATTCTCTTGGTGATATACGCAATAAATCACTATCTAGAGCTTTCAAATTCGTTAAAGTGTGAAAAAATTTTCCCGTTGATAATTCAAGCCAACTAATAGCATATTCGTCATTTTGTTCAACTATGGACGCGAGATAATTATTGCTTTTATCCTCCAGTAGCGAATCTTCTATAATTGTACCTGGAGTTACAACTCGTACTACATCACGTTTTACTATGGATTTATAGCCCCTTTTTTTTGCTTCATCAGCAGTTTCTAATTGGTCACAGATTGCTACTTTGAATCCTAAATCTATTAGCTTGTGTAGGTAAGATTCGCTACTGTGTGCTGGCACTCCACACATTGGTATTTCTTGCCCATTTGAATTGCCCCTCTTGGTTAGCACTATATTCAGCAATTTCGCAGCTTTAATAGCATCATCGAAAAACAACTCATAAAAATCTCCTAGCCTATAAAATAGCAGATGATCCTTGTATTGAGCTTTCAGGTTCAAATATTGTTCCATCACAGGGGTGTTTCTTTCTTTCATAAAGCTCATAATATTTTTTAATATATTGTATTGATAAACGTTATTATAGATTATATTACACATACATAAAATTTAAATAGGTGTATAGAAGGACGTTGAGCAAAATTTAAAACAATTAAATTTCCTGGATCCAAGTAGTCAGGACACTTGGATGATATAAAGAGTAGGAGTATTCGATGACAAAAAAGCAAAAAATGCAATTGTCATTCCAGCCCGTGACGCTGGAATCCAGAATATCCTAATTACAAAGTTTATTATTTAGTTTGAAAAATACTATAGCTTTTTCTGTAGCTAAGCTGACCTAGATTTACCAACAATTTGAAAAACCTTCATTCCGCTACTAGTTAGCGGAATCTATACCGCGCATAGCTGTACGAACATTGTGATTTTGGCCCATCAGGAGGGTGTCATCCGGCTTTGTTGCACCATCAACAGATATTTCAGAACTAACAGTGCTAACAGTTTTTTCTATCGCTTTAGCCTGTTCATAGTCTTGACTCAAAAAATACATGGCCAGTCCAACAGCTATACTAGCAACAAGAACAAGTGCTATCATTACACCTAGTATCATACCACCAGAAAGACTTACTGCAACACACACACCAGCTCCAAGTACAACACTAAGAAAACCACCAATTATCATGCCAGGCACTAAACTGCCTATCATAGCGCTTTCTTTTTTCGTATGAGCTTGTTTTTTCATACTTTTAATAAGCACTTCTTTTGTTTTTCCTTGAGCTAAATCTAAAGGAATTTTATTATCCGCGTTTTGTATCAAAGGATTTGCACTATATGTAACAAGAAGGGTGATTATTTCTTCAGTTTTATTACCTATAACTGCATGATGTAGTAATGTATTTCCCTTTTCATCTTTAAAGTTTATATGAGTACGAAGTTCCTCATCTAGATTTCTTACTGGGTTGTTTTTTGCATATATCCTAGGTTTTATTGCTTCATCTAAGTATTGTATTACTTGTTCTAGTGATTGCTCGCCAGGATTTTGTATAAAATGAAGCAGAATTTTGTGTACTATCGCTTCCTTTGTAGTTTTTGGGCATCGTAAAGCACATGCAAATGTGTCTTTATTAATAGTTATTTCTTTGTTTTTT
This window encodes:
- a CDS encoding porin, whose product is MKLRHYLVALLSSLFLQSSASSRTILDKEIFYVELDGKIDLRFGYAFNRDSFSANAKDKTSSYSYLRFLYLQQVYPNTQMGFNVKAGVSGIANLKALDIEKLDMEEWYFIIKNQVLGSIEYGKRSLVSQSMLINTSKIYAAAGGVNGHWTNYANLHGNKNRDNDPGYDKDKVFWVKPNIYSDYNGLELGLKQPSINYISPEIYNFQLGFSYVPGKNNLQYSNLIAAGLSYKNGLSDDINFTTALTGEFARENLTGCLDGTPEGYGCHNQLLHWNFGLKLKLFDLDCIFSYGNGGKSGEKRNPGINNTYYMNAGIAYHSDSRKLSLTYFNSGRNIASKGTNELISYALSLEYPFFMGTSYYFDIVKFSTKEPEVENSNSGYVLLTGLKLSF
- the mutS gene encoding DNA mismatch repair protein MutS, which gives rise to MSFMKERNTPVMEQYLNLKAQYKDHLLFYRLGDFYELFFDDAIKAAKLLNIVLTKRGNSNGQEIPMCGVPAHSSESYLHKLIDLGFKVAICDQLETADEAKKRGYKSIVKRDVVRVVTPGTIIEDSLLEDKSNNYLASIVEQNDEYAISWLELSTGKFFHTLTNLKALDSDLLRISPRELLISEKFIEDEKIRSILKNYKISITQHAQSFFEYSKSHRTLCEFYKIRELGSIGNFSKVEIIACGALLEYVRVTQRGSIPRLEFPKTYKQQNFMLIDASARRNLELFTTQFGEKKGSLISVIDHTVTASGGRLLKQILASPLACSKAINLRLSTTQFFVNNHEPRRKIREILSNIPDIERSLSRLILGRGSPKDMNLLKIGLGKTLELSEFLCKIESGENGSLPQQYVIQTGIQPASRAGMTVKSDESELSTIHKSLGNHKDLFELLNSAILDNNLSSVKEGGFINPKYNSELSELSYILNNSNKLVTKLRESYRDLTGIAALKILHNNILGYYVEVSANHKITSDIFIHRQSLANSMRYTTNELEELENKILTARDAAIGLEVKIFSELCSEVAKESEKIALAANALAKLDIRATFAELAVQNNYVKPIIDNTKEFNIRNGRHPVVEVNDKFIANSINLAGIHLITGPNMAGKSTFLRQNALIAVLAHMGSFVPAESAHIGVIDKIFSRVGATDNITAGYSTFMVEMIETATIVNQATDRSLVILDEIGRGTGVYDGLSIAQAVIEHIHNVNKCRAIFATHYHELTEVSKYLKNVKCFCVKIREWNGEVIFLHEVIEGIADESYGIHVAKLAGFPDSVLNRASEVFEELKA
- a CDS encoding ankyrin repeat domain-containing protein produces the protein MTGDDNRKTLQSIITGKNNSINIIEKLKDFLGKNKEITINKDTFACALRCPKTTKEAIVHKILLHFIQNPGEQSLEQVIQYLDEAIKPRIYAKNNPVRNLDEELRTHINFKDEKGNTLLHHAVIGNKTEEIITLLVTYSANPLIQNADNKIPLDLAQGKTKEVLIKSMKKQAHTKKESAMIGSLVPGMIIGGFLSVVLGAGVCVAVSLSGGMILGVMIALVLVASIAVGLAMYFLSQDYEQAKAIEKTVSTVSSEISVDGATKPDDTLLMGQNHNVRTAMRGIDSAN